The DNA window GCTGacttttgattttgaaaatttatgGTCAAAAACGTAAGCATCGGTCTACATGCTAGCTTTGGAAACTAATTCTCTTCAAAGTTCAGAGACTAAATATACATTGTATGGTTTTGTTGACAAGCTGGTAGGTGGGTTAAAGTACATAGAGGACACTGTTACTGTGCACTTATCCTGTAGCTACTTGGTAATATATCGAGTACAtctgaaagtttaaaaatgttccAGGTTGTGATATaacctctgtatttttttaatccattctAGAACACGTTGTTATAATTCTGGGCCCATGGCACTGTCAAAGAAAAGCATCTCCCAAGTTGCAgagatatttaaaaggaaaGGTCACTGTGAGAACTGTGATGAACTGTTTGCTGATAAGAATCAGATGACCCAACACAAACAAAGCACTCAGCATAACATTAGAGATTTTACTACACTGGAAGAGTCCATCTTGATGTTCTGCCATGTCaatggaaaacataaaaatcagtCTCATTTGTGCTACATTGTGGAACGGTCAAGACCACTGCTTAAAAGGCATTTGAGTCCAGATGAGTCCTCCAGTGAGACGGGGTCTGCTTCTTCAAAACGGAAGAgtaatttaaaagataaaaatgaagATGAAGTTGCAAACCAAAGTCAAGGTGGTGCTTGCAAAGTAAAAGCCTGGTTTTGTGAATGCCTTcaaaagttttttacagaagAGTCAGtagaaaagcacattttatCAGCGAATAGGATCTGTCACAAGTGTGCTGTGTGTGGAAAGCTGGCTGAAAATTCAAGCATTATCCGCCTGCATATGAGTCGATTCCATGGAGGAGCACACTTAactaattttcttctctggtgCAGAGCATGCTCTGTAGATCTTAGAGAAGAGGATATTATGGGACACATAACTGAATTTCATGGTGGACATAGTTACTATTATGAGCAAGAAGCTGTAGAAGATGAGCCTATGCCATCTGTTTCCTATGCAGTGAGCATTTCTGCAGATGAAGATAAAGACTGCATTTCTGACCCTATGGAGCTCTCCCCTGAGAGTGCTCCTGTTGTGGGAAAATGGCAGTGCCGCATTTGTGAGGAGATGTTTGAGTCTGAAGAGAGTGTTAAACAGCATTGCATGTCCTTAGAAAGCCATGCATTTCACAGGTACTCATGTGGCTTATGTAGAAATCATTTCCGGAAAGTAGGAACACTACAGCGGCACTTCCAAGAGCATCATAATGAGGAGATACAGACTAAATACTTCTGTGGCCTTTGTGGTGATCTCTTCTTCAACACAGAGGAAGAATTTCTAATCCATTACAAGGCCCTTCATAGCATGGACTATACATTTGTGCCTGAGCAGATGGAACCGTCAATAAAAAAACAAGAAGATTTCCTTCCAGTTGAACAAGGAGACCATTTAACCTGTGGTTGCCGGACAAGTtatatttccaaaataaacagGAGGAATGATTATGAGAATTGTCAGAAAGTCatgctgcagaaaggaaatttaTGGTTTCGATGCTGCTTGTGTTCTGCAACAGCACAGAATATTGTTGATTTGAACAGTCATCTCAAGAGTCACACGTCAGTAAAACCTAAGGGAGAGATGTATGTTGTTAGATGTGCTGCATGCAACAAAAACTTTGATGATCTTCAAAGCGCACATCAGCACTATCACATGAAACACTGCTTCTTGCAGAAACCTGATCTAACAAGTCTTGCATCAGAATCAGAAGACACAGTATTCAAGTTTTCAGCAAGTGGGGCTTGTGTGGTCAGAAAACCTCACAGGCAACAACTTCAAGCATCTCCATCCAGAACTCAGGAGAGACCACAGTCTTCTCCTCTGCAGGGCGCAatagagggaaagaaaataaaaaatgaggaCTCAGAACAGCCTGAAGAATGTAGTGAAAGTATGTAGAAA is part of the Poecile atricapillus isolate bPoeAtr1 chromosome 3, bPoeAtr1.hap1, whole genome shotgun sequence genome and encodes:
- the ZNF451 gene encoding E3 SUMO-protein ligase ZNF451 isoform X2; this translates as MENHSSDSLRKSDSPPSESEDEIEFIGRNTKRKDHIDYQKERVTSTLDRLARHVEVEKQQKEEKNKAFKEKVDSLYAHGLQELEFIREHSDTEAARLCVDQWLKMPGLKPGSVNGGKRGVYKRTGQAQVNSRPKYCPVMHCNRRFDNVHLLLGHLQRFDHSPCDPTVTLHGPPHNALACVICCERFSTSQQYNDHLLSKLNKNDGHKKGIPPQHIQCFACPNCFLLFTKRDECVQHMSQENHFLQVSELSDALKSGHPLPFPSFAKNLLISLCKEVPFQVKCMSCFKILRSHMELTAHFRTRCYNSGPMALSKKSISQVAEIFKRKGHCENCDELFADKNQMTQHKQSTQHNIRDFTTLEESILMFCHVNGKHKNQSHLCYIVERSRPLLKRHLSPDESSSETGSASSKRKSNLKDKNEDEVANQSQGGACKVKAWFCECLQKFFTEESVEKHILSANRICHKCAVCGKLAENSSIIRLHMSRFHGGAHLTNFLLWCRACSVDLREEDIMGHITEFHGGHSYYYEQEAVEDEPMPSVSYAVSISADEDKDCISDPMELSPESAPVVGKWQCRICEEMFESEESVKQHCMSLESHAFHRYSCGLCRNHFRKVGTLQRHFQEHHNEEIQTKYFCGLCGDLFFNTEEEFLIHYKALHSMDYTFVPEQMEPSIKKQEDFLPVEQGDHLTCGCRTSYISKINRRNDYENCQKVMLQKGNLWFRCCLCSATAQNIVDLNSHLKSHTSVKPKGEMYVVRCAACNKNFDDLQSAHQHYHMKHCFLQKPDLTSLASESEDTVFKFSASGACVVRKPHRQQLQASPSRTQERPQSSPLQGAIEGKKIKNEDSEQPEECSENGELPDLDYLSTMTHIVLVDLDNWGSFFTQLPANLNQGTFIWGFQGGYSNWKPPVHCKIYNYLKRIGCFFLHPRCSTRREAADFALCVHAGRLDEHLPKQIPFTVLSGDKSFLELENQFKMTQRSARILNPHHIEGDMMCALLNSISDTTKGSDSEEDEDMKETVKRSLEEVNKQEELQEAELQDAELQEAIKRSLEEM
- the ZNF451 gene encoding E3 SUMO-protein ligase ZNF451 isoform X1, whose protein sequence is MENHSSDSLRKSDSPPSESEDEIEFIGEGPLRPVLECIDLVSSEDEEPNSSSYFHRNTKRKDHIDYQKERVTSTLDRLARHVEVEKQQKEEKNKAFKEKVDSLYAHGLQELEFIREHSDTEAARLCVDQWLKMPGLKPGSVNGGKRGVYKRTGQAQVNSRPKYCPVMHCNRRFDNVHLLLGHLQRFDHSPCDPTVTLHGPPHNALACVICCERFSTSQQYNDHLLSKLNKNDGHKKGIPPQHIQCFACPNCFLLFTKRDECVQHMSQENHFLQVSELSDALKSGHPLPFPSFAKNLLISLCKEVPFQVKCMSCFKILRSHMELTAHFRTRCYNSGPMALSKKSISQVAEIFKRKGHCENCDELFADKNQMTQHKQSTQHNIRDFTTLEESILMFCHVNGKHKNQSHLCYIVERSRPLLKRHLSPDESSSETGSASSKRKSNLKDKNEDEVANQSQGGACKVKAWFCECLQKFFTEESVEKHILSANRICHKCAVCGKLAENSSIIRLHMSRFHGGAHLTNFLLWCRACSVDLREEDIMGHITEFHGGHSYYYEQEAVEDEPMPSVSYAVSISADEDKDCISDPMELSPESAPVVGKWQCRICEEMFESEESVKQHCMSLESHAFHRYSCGLCRNHFRKVGTLQRHFQEHHNEEIQTKYFCGLCGDLFFNTEEEFLIHYKALHSMDYTFVPEQMEPSIKKQEDFLPVEQGDHLTCGCRTSYISKINRRNDYENCQKVMLQKGNLWFRCCLCSATAQNIVDLNSHLKSHTSVKPKGEMYVVRCAACNKNFDDLQSAHQHYHMKHCFLQKPDLTSLASESEDTVFKFSASGACVVRKPHRQQLQASPSRTQERPQSSPLQGAIEGKKIKNEDSEQPEECSENGELPDLDYLSTMTHIVLVDLDNWGSFFTQLPANLNQGTFIWGFQGGYSNWKPPVHCKIYNYLKRIGCFFLHPRCSTRREAADFALCVHAGRLDEHLPKQIPFTVLSGDKSFLELENQFKMTQRSARILNPHHIEGDMMCALLNSISDTTKGSDSEEDEDMKETVKRSLEEVNKQEELQEAELQDAELQEAIKRSLEEM